The Hymenobacter sp. 5317J-9 genome has a window encoding:
- a CDS encoding glycosyltransferase family 4 protein, translating to MKRILWVAMHRPDRSPSQRFRFEQYIDYLRENGFDSDYSYLISAEDDKVLYSPGNYFGKLKIFLKSAAKRLGNVLDLGKYDIVFIQREAFMIGTTLFEKLFAKSKAKVVFDFDDSIWRNQGEAVGANTKLLFLKNPDKTKDIIAASDLIFAGNEYLANYSRQFNKNVVIVPTTIDTDEYQRAKLPPHPGRVCVGWSGSFTTIEHFETAIPALRKLKAKYGDKVYFKVIGDGSYRNEELGIVGLPWRKNTEIEDLSEIDVGIMPLPDTEWAKGKCGLKGLQYMALEIATLMSPVGVNSTIIQDGVNGYLADQPDEWVDKISRLIDNEALRLEMGRAGRQTVVDQYSVISERGHYLQLFRELTA from the coding sequence ATGAAACGCATCCTCTGGGTGGCCATGCACCGGCCCGACCGCTCGCCCTCGCAGCGGTTTCGCTTTGAGCAATACATCGACTACCTGCGCGAAAACGGCTTCGACAGCGACTACTCCTACCTGATTTCGGCCGAAGACGACAAGGTGCTCTACAGCCCCGGCAACTACTTCGGCAAGCTAAAAATCTTTCTCAAGAGCGCGGCCAAGCGCCTGGGCAACGTGCTGGACCTGGGCAAATACGACATCGTGTTTATCCAGCGCGAGGCGTTTATGATTGGCACTACGCTGTTTGAGAAGCTGTTTGCGAAGTCGAAAGCCAAGGTGGTGTTCGACTTTGATGATTCCATCTGGCGCAACCAGGGGGAGGCCGTGGGTGCGAATACCAAGCTGCTGTTCCTCAAAAACCCGGACAAGACGAAGGATATCATTGCCGCGTCGGACCTGATTTTTGCGGGCAACGAGTACCTGGCCAACTACTCGCGGCAGTTCAACAAGAACGTGGTGATTGTGCCCACCACCATCGACACCGACGAGTACCAACGCGCCAAGCTGCCGCCGCACCCCGGCCGCGTGTGCGTGGGCTGGAGCGGCAGCTTCACCACCATCGAGCACTTCGAAACGGCCATTCCGGCGCTGCGCAAGCTCAAGGCCAAGTACGGCGACAAGGTGTACTTCAAAGTCATCGGCGACGGCAGCTACCGCAACGAGGAGCTCGGCATTGTGGGCCTGCCCTGGCGCAAAAACACCGAGATTGAGGACCTGTCCGAAATCGACGTGGGCATCATGCCGCTTCCCGACACGGAGTGGGCCAAGGGCAAATGCGGCCTGAAAGGGCTGCAGTACATGGCCCTGGAAATTGCCACGCTGATGTCGCCGGTGGGCGTGAACTCAACCATCATTCAGGACGGCGTGAACGGCTACCTGGCCGACCAGCCCGACGAGTGGGTGGACAAAATCAGCCGCCTCATCGACAACGAGGCCCTGCGCCTGGAAATGGGCCGCGCCGGCCGCCAGACCGTAGTGGACCAGTACTCGGTGATTTCGGAGCGCGGGCACTACCTGCAGCTGTTCCGCGAGCTGACGGCGTAG
- a CDS encoding NAD-dependent epimerase/dehydratase family protein gives MITSLVTGGAGFVGAHVARELLKLGHKVVVLDDLSGGFEENLPHAAESTFVHGSILDHELLARLFDEHKFDYVYHLAAYAAEGLSHFIRRFNYQNNLVGSVNLINESIKHKIKCFVFTSSIATYGALTPPMREDMTPEPEDPYGVAKYAVELDLKCAHEMFGLNYVIFRPHNVYGEYQNLGDRYRNVVGIFMNQLMQGKPLTIFGDGEQKRAFSYVGDIAPHIANCVNIPESYGEVINIGADQEYTVNELATTVMESMGLEGMIRHVDARNEVQIAWADHSKAHRLFGQGRATTLREGLDQMVDWAKRTGIKKSSKFENIEVLEKLPPVWLED, from the coding sequence ATGATTACATCTCTCGTTACCGGCGGGGCCGGCTTCGTAGGAGCCCACGTGGCCCGCGAACTTCTCAAACTGGGCCACAAGGTGGTGGTGCTGGACGATTTGAGCGGCGGCTTTGAGGAAAACCTGCCCCACGCAGCGGAATCGACGTTCGTGCACGGCTCCATCCTCGACCACGAGCTGCTGGCCCGCCTGTTTGACGAGCACAAGTTCGACTACGTGTATCACCTCGCGGCCTACGCCGCCGAGGGCCTGAGCCACTTTATCCGCCGCTTCAACTACCAGAACAACCTGGTAGGCAGTGTGAACCTGATTAACGAGAGCATCAAGCACAAAATCAAGTGCTTTGTGTTCACGTCCAGCATTGCCACCTACGGCGCCCTCACCCCGCCCATGCGCGAGGACATGACGCCCGAGCCCGAAGACCCCTACGGCGTGGCCAAGTACGCCGTGGAGCTCGACCTGAAGTGCGCCCACGAAATGTTCGGCCTGAACTACGTGATTTTTCGCCCGCACAACGTGTACGGCGAGTACCAGAACCTGGGAGACCGGTACCGTAACGTGGTGGGCATCTTCATGAACCAGCTCATGCAGGGCAAGCCGCTCACCATTTTCGGCGACGGCGAGCAGAAGCGCGCCTTCTCCTACGTGGGCGACATCGCCCCCCACATTGCCAACTGCGTGAACATCCCGGAGAGCTACGGCGAGGTGATTAACATCGGCGCCGACCAGGAGTACACCGTGAACGAGCTGGCCACCACCGTGATGGAAAGCATGGGCCTCGAAGGCATGATTCGCCACGTCGATGCCCGCAACGAAGTGCAGATTGCCTGGGCCGACCACTCCAAAGCCCACCGCCTCTTCGGCCAGGGCCGCGCCACCACCCTGCGCGAAGGCCTCGACCAGATGGTGGACTGGGCTAAGCGCACCGGCATCAAGAAAAGCAGCAAGTTCGAGAACATCGAAGTGCTGGAGAAGCTGCCCCCGGTGTGGCTGGAGGACTAA
- a CDS encoding GNAT family N-acetyltransferase, with protein sequence MVATRRATLADVPAILALVRRVVPLMNASGNFQWSADYPNEAVFTKDIQQNHLWVAELDGVVMGMAALTQDQDAEYAQADWDVTEPALVTHRLAVAPAAQGKGVALALMAEAEKQAAAQGLRVLRVDTNSENAATQRLFPKLGYRFAGEISLAFRPGLRFFCYEKRLA encoded by the coding sequence ATGGTTGCTACCCGCCGCGCTACTCTGGCCGACGTGCCCGCCATCCTCGCCCTGGTGCGGCGGGTGGTGCCCTTGATGAATGCCAGCGGCAACTTCCAGTGGTCGGCTGACTACCCGAACGAAGCCGTTTTTACCAAAGACATCCAGCAAAACCACCTCTGGGTGGCCGAGCTGGATGGCGTGGTGATGGGCATGGCCGCCCTCACGCAGGACCAGGACGCGGAATATGCCCAAGCCGACTGGGACGTGACCGAGCCGGCCCTGGTGACGCACCGGCTGGCTGTGGCCCCGGCCGCCCAGGGCAAAGGCGTGGCCCTGGCCCTGATGGCAGAAGCCGAAAAGCAAGCGGCCGCGCAAGGCCTGAGGGTGCTGCGCGTGGACACCAACTCCGAAAACGCGGCCACGCAGCGGCTTTTCCCGAAGCTGGGCTACCGCTTTGCGGGCGAGATTTCGCTGGCATTCCGGCCGGGGCTGCGGTTTTTTTGCTACGAAAAACGGCTGGCCTAA
- the hemB gene encoding porphobilinogen synthase, whose amino-acid sequence MLPTHRPRRNRKSAVIRDMVQETRLTAHDFIYPIFITEGQNQAEEIKSMPGIHRFTADRVIDEIGACVELGVKAFAPFPNINEVLKDPMARESTNMEGLYLKTVADIKRQFPEVVLMTDVAMDPYSSDGHDGVVDPDSGEILNDASLEVLGQMALAQARAGADIIGPSDMMDGRVAWIRRVLDENAFSHVSIMSYTAKYASAFYGPFRDALASAPKKGDKKSYQMNPANKREALRELALDEAEGADMVMIKPALSYLDVIHEVKAHTHLPVTAYNVSGEYAMVKAAAQNGWLDGERTMMEVLTSIKRAGADAILTYFAKEAAAVLRRS is encoded by the coding sequence ATGCTCCCCACTCACCGCCCCCGCCGCAACCGCAAATCCGCCGTCATCCGCGACATGGTGCAGGAAACCCGCCTCACCGCCCACGATTTCATCTACCCCATTTTCATCACCGAAGGCCAGAACCAGGCCGAAGAAATCAAGTCGATGCCCGGCATCCACCGCTTCACGGCCGACCGGGTGATTGACGAAATCGGGGCCTGCGTGGAATTGGGCGTGAAAGCCTTCGCACCCTTCCCCAACATCAACGAAGTGCTGAAGGACCCCATGGCCCGCGAAAGCACCAACATGGAAGGCCTCTACCTGAAAACGGTTGCCGACATCAAGCGCCAGTTTCCGGAAGTGGTGCTGATGACCGACGTGGCCATGGACCCCTACAGCTCCGACGGCCACGACGGCGTGGTGGACCCGGATTCGGGCGAAATTCTCAACGACGCCAGCCTCGAAGTGCTGGGCCAGATGGCCCTGGCCCAGGCCCGCGCCGGTGCAGACATCATCGGGCCCTCCGACATGATGGACGGCCGCGTGGCCTGGATTCGGCGCGTGCTCGACGAGAATGCTTTCTCGCACGTGAGCATCATGAGCTACACGGCCAAGTATGCCTCGGCTTTCTACGGCCCGTTCCGCGACGCCCTGGCTTCGGCCCCCAAAAAAGGCGACAAGAAAAGCTACCAGATGAACCCCGCCAACAAGCGCGAGGCCCTGCGCGAGCTGGCCCTCGACGAAGCCGAAGGAGCCGACATGGTGATGATTAAGCCCGCGCTGAGCTACCTGGACGTAATTCACGAAGTGAAGGCCCACACCCACCTGCCCGTGACGGCCTACAACGTGAGCGGCGAGTACGCCATGGTGAAGGCCGCTGCCCAAAACGGCTGGCTCGACGGCGAGCGCACCATGATGGAGGTGCTCACCAGCATCAAGCGCGCCGGCGCCGACGCCATTCTGACCTATTTCGCCAAGGAAGCCGCCGCTGTGCTGCGCCGCAGCTAA
- a CDS encoding solute carrier organic anion transporter — MAKVTKVTVAPVEKLRTASLRRNVWLARPHATAEAGLGTTVLGVLGLIMLPVAALGLILSGGALGWIIVGGLAALAVLVAYIDPFGQ; from the coding sequence GTGGCAAAAGTCACGAAAGTAACCGTTGCTCCGGTCGAAAAACTCCGTACGGCCAGCCTGCGCCGGAACGTCTGGCTGGCGCGGCCGCATGCCACGGCCGAGGCTGGCCTGGGCACCACCGTGTTGGGCGTGCTGGGGCTGATAATGCTTCCCGTTGCCGCCCTGGGGTTGATTTTGAGCGGTGGCGCGCTGGGCTGGATAATTGTGGGCGGACTAGCGGCGCTGGCCGTGCTGGTGGCGTACATCGACCCGTTCGGGCAATAG
- a CDS encoding FAD-binding oxidoreductase — MHQAPTTKHRFSYWEHQSFFGPADMAIIGAGLVGLTAALYLKQRRPHWHVVVLERGALPSGASTKNAGFACFGSISELIEQEKRGDLQAAVAARCEGLARLRELLSDAALDYQPVGGYELFRHEEAELAAECRDKIDYFNALLAPVVGHARTFRDASAEAGRFGFGGVGTLLKNEHEGSLDAGRMMRALLARAWAADVPVLTNCAVESIEAATTGQLLQLSNGATVVAGKVLLATNAFASELLPGVAVAPGRGQVLVTEPLPTVALPGTFHYDHGYAYFRQLPDHRILLGGGRNLDFAAEATTAPGLTEPVQAYLENLLHEVIVPGRRPRIDFRWSGVMGFGPALAPLVEWARPGLLAAVRCNGMGVAMGAGTGWRVAQLLAGE, encoded by the coding sequence ATGCACCAAGCACCAACGACCAAGCACCGATTTTCCTACTGGGAGCATCAATCCTTTTTCGGCCCGGCCGACATGGCCATCATCGGCGCGGGACTGGTGGGGCTCACGGCGGCCCTGTATCTGAAGCAGCGGCGCCCCCACTGGCACGTGGTGGTGCTAGAGCGCGGAGCTTTGCCCAGCGGCGCTTCGACTAAAAATGCCGGCTTTGCCTGCTTCGGGTCAATTTCGGAGTTGATAGAGCAGGAAAAGCGCGGCGATTTGCAGGCCGCGGTGGCCGCCCGCTGCGAAGGACTGGCTCGGCTGCGCGAGCTGCTGAGCGATGCCGCACTCGATTACCAGCCGGTAGGCGGCTACGAGCTATTCCGGCACGAAGAAGCTGAACTGGCAGCGGAATGCCGCGACAAAATCGACTACTTCAATGCACTGCTGGCGCCGGTGGTGGGCCACGCTCGCACCTTTCGCGATGCCAGTGCCGAAGCGGGCCGCTTCGGTTTCGGGGGCGTGGGCACGCTCCTCAAAAACGAGCACGAAGGCAGCCTCGATGCCGGCCGTATGATGCGCGCCCTGCTGGCTCGCGCTTGGGCCGCCGATGTGCCGGTGCTTACCAACTGCGCAGTGGAGTCTATTGAAGCTGCAACAACCGGGCAGCTGTTGCAGCTGAGCAACGGCGCGACTGTGGTAGCCGGGAAGGTACTGCTGGCCACCAACGCTTTTGCCAGCGAACTACTGCCCGGCGTGGCCGTGGCACCCGGCCGGGGCCAGGTGCTGGTGACGGAGCCGCTGCCCACGGTCGCATTGCCGGGCACGTTTCACTACGACCACGGCTACGCCTATTTCCGCCAGCTGCCCGACCACCGCATCCTACTGGGTGGGGGCCGCAACCTTGATTTTGCGGCCGAAGCCACCACGGCGCCGGGACTCACCGAACCGGTACAGGCCTATCTGGAAAACCTGCTGCACGAAGTCATCGTGCCGGGCCGGCGGCCGCGCATCGACTTTCGGTGGAGCGGGGTGATGGGTTTTGGGCCGGCGCTGGCGCCCCTTGTGGAATGGGCGCGGCCGGGGCTGCTGGCGGCCGTGCGCTGCAACGGCATGGGCGTGGCCATGGGCGCCGGCACGGGCTGGCGAGTGGCCCAACTGCTGGCCGGCGAATAG
- the rocD gene encoding ornithine--oxo-acid transaminase has translation MHSPDSPTATSSRAEQLMQLEDQYGAHNYHPLPVVLARGEGVHLWDVDGKHYYDFLSAYSAVNQGHCHPRIIGALTKQAQQLTLTSRAFFNDQLGEAEKQLCELFGYDKALLMNSGAEAVETALKLARKWGYQEKGIAPNQARIIVAEHNFHGRTTGIISFSTDGDSTGGFGPYMPGYQVVPYDDLEALEEAVKEPHVCAFMVEPIQGEAGVMVPSAGYLAKAAAICKAHHVLFIADEIQTGLGRTGRLLACDYEDVHADILILGKALSGGVLPVSAVLADDQIMLTIQPGQHGSTFGGNPLACAVMRAALDVLLDEKLIDNAARLGEIFRERMRRVQAQRPELVDLVRGKGLLNAVVINPTDDGRTAWDVCVTLMERGVLAKPTHGDIIRFAPPLVITEAQLHEACDVIEEVILAF, from the coding sequence ATGCACAGCCCCGACTCCCCCACTGCCACGTCCAGCCGCGCCGAGCAGCTTATGCAGCTTGAAGACCAGTACGGCGCCCACAACTACCACCCGCTGCCCGTGGTGCTGGCCCGGGGCGAAGGGGTGCATTTGTGGGACGTCGACGGCAAGCACTACTACGATTTTCTCTCGGCCTACTCGGCTGTGAACCAAGGGCACTGCCACCCACGCATCATCGGGGCCCTTACCAAGCAGGCGCAGCAGCTCACGCTCACGTCGCGGGCTTTTTTTAACGACCAGTTAGGCGAGGCTGAAAAGCAGCTCTGCGAGCTGTTTGGCTACGACAAGGCGCTGCTGATGAACTCCGGCGCCGAAGCCGTGGAAACTGCCCTGAAGCTGGCCCGCAAATGGGGCTACCAGGAAAAAGGCATTGCGCCCAACCAGGCCCGTATCATTGTGGCCGAGCACAACTTCCATGGCCGCACCACGGGCATTATCTCCTTCAGCACCGACGGCGACAGCACGGGCGGCTTCGGGCCCTACATGCCCGGCTACCAGGTAGTGCCCTACGACGACCTGGAGGCTCTGGAAGAAGCCGTGAAGGAACCGCACGTGTGCGCCTTCATGGTGGAGCCCATTCAGGGCGAAGCAGGCGTGATGGTGCCTTCGGCGGGCTACCTAGCCAAGGCCGCAGCAATTTGCAAGGCCCACCATGTGCTGTTCATTGCCGATGAAATTCAGACCGGACTGGGCCGCACCGGCAGGTTATTGGCCTGCGACTACGAGGACGTGCACGCCGACATCCTCATCCTGGGCAAGGCCCTGAGCGGCGGTGTGCTGCCGGTATCGGCAGTGCTGGCCGATGACCAGATTATGCTTACCATTCAGCCCGGGCAGCACGGGTCCACCTTTGGTGGCAACCCGCTGGCATGCGCCGTGATGCGCGCGGCGCTGGACGTGTTGCTCGACGAAAAGCTGATTGACAACGCGGCTCGACTGGGCGAAATCTTCCGCGAGCGCATGCGCCGGGTGCAGGCCCAGCGGCCGGAACTGGTGGACCTGGTGCGCGGCAAAGGCCTGCTCAATGCCGTGGTCATCAACCCCACCGACGACGGCCGCACGGCCTGGGACGTGTGCGTGACCCTGATGGAGCGCGGCGTGCTGGCCAAGCCCACGCACGGCGACATCATTCGCTTCGCTCCGCCGCTGGTGATTACCGAAGCGCAATTGCACGAGGCCTGCGACGTGATTGAGGAAGTGATATTGGCTTTTTAG
- a CDS encoding DUF5522 domain-containing protein gives MPAPQPQPLQPGDFYYTPEGYLVFTEQYHLRRGSCCGSGCRHCPWKFRPKAGTQGASEQK, from the coding sequence ATGCCCGCTCCGCAACCCCAGCCACTTCAGCCCGGCGATTTCTACTACACGCCTGAGGGCTACCTTGTGTTCACCGAGCAGTATCACCTACGCCGGGGCAGCTGTTGCGGCAGCGGCTGCCGCCATTGTCCCTGGAAATTTCGGCCCAAAGCAGGCACTCAGGGCGCATCCGAACAGAAATAA
- the rpmB gene encoding 50S ribosomal protein L28 encodes MARVCDLTGKRTRVGNNVSHANNKTKRKFYPNLQKKRFYVPEQDAWVTLKVATSTIRTINKNGIMATLKKAKEQGFIVY; translated from the coding sequence ATGGCCCGTGTTTGTGATTTGACCGGCAAGCGTACCCGCGTTGGTAACAACGTTTCGCACGCTAACAACAAGACCAAGCGCAAGTTCTACCCGAACCTGCAGAAAAAGCGCTTCTACGTGCCCGAGCAAGACGCCTGGGTTACCCTGAAAGTAGCTACCTCCACCATCCGCACCATCAACAAGAACGGCATCATGGCCACCTTGAAGAAGGCCAAGGAGCAGGGCTTCATCGTTTACTAG
- a CDS encoding aminopeptidase P family protein: MWPYLDATFLSPLRLRRATSLLALGSLGLASLPAAAQQPASVPEPLTASEAPARPSDFLSPAFHKQRRELLRAQLPAGSVAVVFAAPVRNRANDVDYVYHQNPDFHYLTGYEEPDAVLLLFKEPRTVGGQPGVTEALFTQPRNPAREQWTGRRLGAAGAKGQLQLQFAADNKDFGAAGIKWGDFDRVLFDNLPTDTRDDARNPADLHNLVATFRQQAGLPADYNPAISEWETTVRRYGLTRSKGFAEFLAGQVKENPGLAKSALLRDYIAAPTDAARKTAIEAHPPGRLDDATLGEKLDELRAVKTPEELALLRRAIRISAQGQREVMKLLRPEMGEMEVQGLHEYVYRRYGAEFQGYPSIVGGGANGCILHYETNDRQRLDNDLVLMDCGAEYHGYSADVTRTAPPSGKFSPAQRQIYELVLAAQEAGFAACKPGAAFDAPNKATQDVVAAGLQKLGIIKKKEDFRQYYPHGASHYLGLDVHDRGGYGPLAPGNVITVEPGIYIPAGSPCDPKWWNIGVRIEDDALITATGYENLSAEAPRTVADIEKLMAEPSALEGFKLPDLR; this comes from the coding sequence ATGTGGCCCTACCTCGACGCTACCTTCCTTTCGCCGCTGCGATTGCGGCGCGCTACTTCGCTGCTGGCCCTGGGTAGCCTGGGGCTGGCCAGCTTGCCGGCGGCGGCCCAGCAGCCCGCCTCGGTGCCCGAGCCCCTCACGGCCAGCGAGGCACCCGCCCGGCCCAGCGATTTTTTGTCGCCTGCGTTCCATAAGCAGCGCCGCGAGCTGCTGCGGGCGCAGCTGCCGGCCGGTAGCGTGGCCGTGGTGTTTGCCGCCCCCGTGCGCAACCGCGCCAACGACGTCGACTACGTTTATCATCAAAACCCCGATTTCCATTACCTCACCGGCTACGAAGAGCCCGACGCCGTGCTGCTGCTCTTCAAGGAGCCGCGCACCGTGGGTGGCCAGCCGGGTGTGACCGAAGCGCTGTTTACGCAGCCCCGCAACCCCGCCCGCGAGCAATGGACCGGCCGCCGCCTGGGTGCGGCCGGGGCCAAAGGCCAGCTCCAACTGCAATTCGCCGCCGACAACAAAGATTTCGGCGCTGCCGGCATCAAGTGGGGCGATTTCGACAGGGTTCTGTTTGATAACCTGCCCACCGACACCCGCGACGATGCCCGCAACCCGGCCGACCTGCACAACTTGGTGGCCACGTTTCGTCAGCAGGCCGGCCTGCCCGCCGACTACAACCCGGCCATCAGCGAATGGGAGACCACCGTGCGGCGCTACGGGCTGACGCGCTCTAAAGGCTTTGCCGAATTCCTGGCCGGCCAGGTAAAGGAAAACCCCGGACTGGCAAAATCGGCGCTGCTGCGCGATTACATCGCCGCCCCCACCGATGCTGCCCGCAAAACTGCCATTGAGGCCCACCCGCCCGGCCGCCTCGACGACGCCACGCTGGGCGAGAAGCTCGACGAACTGCGCGCCGTCAAAACCCCCGAAGAGCTGGCCTTGCTGCGCCGCGCCATCCGCATCAGTGCCCAGGGCCAGCGCGAGGTGATGAAATTACTGCGCCCCGAGATGGGTGAGATGGAAGTGCAGGGCCTGCACGAATACGTGTATCGCCGCTACGGCGCCGAGTTTCAGGGCTACCCCAGCATCGTGGGCGGCGGTGCCAACGGCTGCATCCTGCATTACGAAACCAACGACCGCCAGCGCCTCGACAACGACCTTGTGCTGATGGACTGCGGCGCCGAATACCACGGCTACTCTGCCGACGTGACGCGCACCGCGCCGCCTTCGGGCAAGTTCAGCCCCGCCCAGCGCCAGATTTACGAGCTGGTGCTGGCCGCTCAAGAAGCAGGGTTTGCCGCCTGCAAGCCAGGCGCTGCCTTCGACGCGCCCAACAAAGCCACGCAGGACGTGGTGGCCGCCGGCCTGCAAAAGCTTGGCATCATCAAGAAAAAGGAGGATTTCCGTCAGTACTACCCGCACGGCGCCAGCCACTACCTGGGCCTCGACGTGCACGACCGCGGCGGCTACGGCCCGCTTGCGCCCGGCAACGTCATCACCGTGGAGCCCGGCATCTACATCCCCGCTGGCTCGCCCTGCGACCCCAAGTGGTGGAACATCGGCGTGCGCATCGAAGACGACGCCCTGATTACGGCCACCGGCTACGAGAATCTGTCGGCCGAAGCGCCCCGTACCGTGGCCGACATCGAGAAATTGATGGCTGAGCCCAGCGCTCTGGAAGGGTTTAAGCTGCCGGACTTGCGGTAG
- the rpmG gene encoding 50S ribosomal protein L33, with the protein MAKKGNRVQVIMECTEHKNSGMPGTSRYITTKNRKNTPERIELKKFNPILKKMTVHKEIK; encoded by the coding sequence ATGGCCAAGAAAGGAAACCGGGTGCAGGTTATCATGGAATGCACCGAGCATAAAAACTCGGGGATGCCGGGCACCTCGCGCTACATCACCACCAAGAACCGCAAGAACACCCCTGAGCGCATCGAGTTGAAGAAATTCAACCCCATCCTCAAGAAAATGACCGTTCACAAGGAAATTAAATAA
- a CDS encoding DUF4295 domain-containing protein, whose protein sequence is MAKKVVATLKTTENAKNWAKVIRAVKSEKTGAYTFKEEMVLLDKVQEYLATGNK, encoded by the coding sequence ATGGCTAAGAAAGTAGTAGCAACTCTGAAAACCACAGAGAACGCCAAGAACTGGGCTAAGGTGATTCGTGCCGTGAAATCGGAGAAAACCGGTGCTTACACCTTCAAGGAAGAAATGGTGCTCCTCGACAAAGTGCAGGAATACCTCGCCACCGGCAACAAGTAA
- the ftsY gene encoding signal recognition particle-docking protein FtsY, with product MGLFDFFKKDKETPAQQASLDAGLEKTKTNFFEQLSKAVVGKSSVDEAVLDDLENLLVHADVGIETTVKVIDRIEARVARDKYVSTGELDRILREEIAALLEDNKSGSMAVLDSAGSTGQPYVIMVVGVNGVGKTTTIGKLAHRFHSAGKKVVLGAADTFRAAAVDQLIIWGQRVGVPVVSHGMNTDPASVAFDAVKKGVEMNADVVIIDTAGRLHNKVNLMNELSKIKRVMQKMIPDAPHEVLLVLDGSTGQNAFLQAKEFTKATEVTALAITKLDGTARGGVVIGISDQFSIPVRYIGVGEKMTDLQLFDRHTFVNSLFKK from the coding sequence ATGGGTCTCTTCGATTTTTTCAAAAAGGACAAGGAAACGCCAGCTCAACAAGCGTCGTTGGACGCGGGCCTGGAGAAAACCAAAACCAATTTCTTCGAGCAGCTGAGCAAAGCCGTGGTGGGCAAAAGCAGCGTGGACGAGGCCGTGCTCGACGACCTGGAAAACCTGCTGGTGCACGCCGACGTGGGCATTGAAACCACGGTGAAAGTCATCGACCGCATCGAGGCCCGCGTGGCCCGCGACAAGTACGTGAGCACCGGCGAGCTCGACCGCATCCTGCGCGAAGAAATCGCGGCCCTGCTGGAAGACAATAAGTCCGGCTCGATGGCCGTGCTCGACAGCGCGGGCAGCACTGGTCAGCCCTACGTCATCATGGTAGTGGGCGTGAACGGCGTGGGCAAAACCACAACCATCGGCAAGCTGGCCCACCGCTTTCACTCGGCGGGCAAAAAGGTGGTGCTGGGCGCCGCCGATACCTTCCGGGCCGCGGCCGTAGACCAGCTCATCATCTGGGGCCAGCGCGTGGGCGTGCCCGTGGTGAGCCACGGCATGAACACCGACCCGGCCTCCGTGGCCTTCGACGCCGTGAAAAAAGGCGTGGAAATGAACGCCGACGTGGTCATCATCGACACGGCCGGCCGCCTGCACAACAAGGTGAACCTGATGAACGAGCTGAGCAAAATCAAGCGCGTGATGCAGAAGATGATTCCCGACGCGCCGCATGAGGTGCTACTGGTGCTGGACGGCAGCACCGGCCAGAATGCCTTCCTGCAAGCCAAGGAGTTCACCAAAGCCACCGAAGTCACGGCCCTGGCCATCACCAAGCTCGACGGGACGGCCCGCGGCGGCGTGGTCATCGGCATTTCGGACCAGTTCAGCATTCCGGTTCGTTACATCGGGGTGGGGGAGAAGATGACCGATTTGCAGCTGTTTGACCGGCACACGTTCGTGAATTCGCTGTTCAAGAAATAA